One window from the genome of Enterococcus haemoperoxidus ATCC BAA-382 encodes:
- a CDS encoding GNAT family N-acetyltransferase, which yields MIETKRLIIREIESTETDLNALNTLLSDKEVNKYLPWYPMKDINDTKKFYKEHIKPYYKENDGYYFVICLKENNHLIGYIAASGSESHDFGYGLQKEHWGKGIVTEASEAVIDFLKIQGWAFITATHDIDNIGSGKVMQKNGMSYNYSYKEQWQPKDIKVTFRMYQLNFDENQDRVYMEYWDKYPEHFIEDL from the coding sequence ATGATAGAAACGAAAAGATTGATTATTCGAGAAATCGAATCAACAGAAACAGATCTAAATGCGTTGAACACACTATTATCTGATAAAGAGGTTAATAAATATCTTCCTTGGTATCCCATGAAAGACATAAATGATACAAAAAAATTCTATAAAGAACATATCAAACCGTACTACAAAGAAAATGATGGTTATTATTTTGTAATCTGTCTTAAAGAGAACAACCATCTAATCGGGTATATCGCAGCAAGTGGCAGTGAGAGTCATGATTTCGGCTATGGCCTTCAAAAAGAGCATTGGGGCAAAGGTATAGTGACAGAAGCAAGTGAGGCAGTTATCGATTTTTTAAAAATACAAGGCTGGGCTTTTATTACAGCTACGCATGATATAGATAATATTGGAAGTGGCAAAGTCATGCAAAAAAATGGGATGAGTTACAACTATTCGTATAAGGAACAATGGCAACCTAAAGATATTAAAGTGACCTTTAGAATGTATCAACTAAATTTTGATGAGAATCAAGACAGAGTTTATATGGAGTATTGGGATAAGTATCCAGAGCACTTTATCGAGGATTTATAG
- the gatB gene encoding Asp-tRNA(Asn)/Glu-tRNA(Gln) amidotransferase subunit GatB, which produces MNFETVIGLEVHVELKTNSKIFSPAPAHFGAEPNSNTNVIDWGYPGVLPVMNKQALEFGMKAALALNCEISKDTHFDRKNYFYPDNPKAYQISQFDQPIGHDGWIDIEVEGKTKRIRIERVHLEEDAGKNIHGDGGYSYVDLNRQGTPLIEIVSEADMRSPEEAYAYLEAIRSIILFTGVSDVKMEEGSMRCDANISLRPYGQEEFGTKAELKNLNSMSFVKKGLAFEEKRQAKVLLSGGEIQQETRRFDETTNKTLLMRVKEGSSDYRYFPEPDVPRFAIDDEWIERVRQSLPEMPASRRARYINELGLPEYDAMVLTLTKEMSDFFEAALNEGADAKQVSNWLMGEVSAYLNSEKIELPDTKLTPANLAGMITLIEDGTISSKIAKKVFKELIENGGDAKEVVEAKGLVQLSDPSQLLPIINEVLDNNQQSVDDFKNGKDRAVGFLVGQIMKATKGQANPGVVNKLLQEELAKR; this is translated from the coding sequence ATGAATTTTGAAACTGTCATCGGACTTGAGGTCCACGTAGAATTAAAAACAAATTCTAAAATTTTTTCACCTGCACCCGCTCACTTTGGGGCAGAACCAAATAGCAATACAAATGTGATCGACTGGGGTTATCCAGGCGTATTACCTGTAATGAATAAACAAGCACTTGAATTTGGGATGAAAGCAGCGCTTGCGTTAAATTGTGAAATCTCTAAAGATACACATTTTGACCGTAAAAACTATTTCTACCCAGATAATCCCAAAGCTTACCAAATTTCTCAATTCGATCAACCAATCGGTCATGATGGCTGGATTGATATTGAAGTGGAAGGTAAAACAAAACGTATTCGTATCGAACGTGTGCATTTAGAAGAAGATGCTGGTAAAAATATTCACGGTGACGGTGGTTATTCTTACGTCGATTTGAACCGTCAAGGAACACCTTTGATCGAGATCGTTTCAGAAGCGGATATGCGTTCGCCAGAAGAAGCGTATGCTTATTTAGAAGCAATCCGTTCAATCATCCTCTTTACTGGCGTTTCAGATGTGAAAATGGAAGAAGGCTCAATGCGCTGTGATGCCAATATTTCTTTACGTCCTTATGGTCAAGAAGAATTTGGAACAAAAGCAGAGCTTAAAAACCTAAACTCAATGAGTTTTGTTAAAAAAGGTCTTGCCTTTGAAGAAAAACGTCAAGCAAAAGTATTATTATCTGGTGGCGAAATTCAACAAGAAACACGCCGTTTTGATGAAACAACCAATAAAACATTATTGATGCGTGTTAAAGAAGGTTCAAGCGATTACCGTTACTTCCCAGAGCCAGATGTTCCTCGTTTTGCGATCGATGATGAATGGATCGAACGTGTTCGTCAAAGCTTGCCAGAAATGCCAGCTTCTCGTCGTGCTCGTTACATCAACGAACTAGGCTTACCAGAATACGATGCAATGGTTCTAACTCTAACGAAAGAAATGTCTGATTTCTTTGAAGCTGCATTAAATGAAGGTGCAGATGCCAAGCAAGTATCTAACTGGTTGATGGGTGAAGTGTCAGCTTACTTGAATAGTGAAAAAATCGAATTACCAGATACGAAATTAACGCCTGCCAATTTAGCGGGCATGATCACATTGATTGAAGATGGTACAATCAGCTCTAAAATTGCTAAAAAAGTCTTTAAAGAGTTGATTGAAAACGGCGGGGATGCGAAAGAAGTTGTCGAAGCAAAAGGCTTAGTTCAATTATCAGATCCGTCACAATTATTACCGATCATCAATGAAGTATTAGACAATAATCAACAATCTGTAGATGATTTCAAAAATGGAAAAGATCGTGCAGTAGGATTTTTGGTTGGGCAAATCATGAAAGCAACGAAAGGGCAAGCTAACCCAGGTGTTGTAAATAAATTACTACAAGAAGAATTAGCAAAACGCTAG
- a CDS encoding helix-turn-helix transcriptional regulator codes for MVRSKILDVHIHTYRTDLKMSQDELANKVGVVRQTIINLEKNKHNPSLLLMYAISEVLGTTIEQLVTFDKLDDNNHKK; via the coding sequence ATGGTAAGAAGTAAAATCCTCGATGTTCATATACACACTTATCGAACAGATCTTAAAATGTCTCAAGATGAGCTCGCAAATAAAGTAGGCGTTGTAAGACAGACGATTATTAATTTAGAAAAAAATAAGCACAATCCTTCTTTGTTATTAATGTATGCTATTTCAGAAGTGCTGGGGACTACGATTGAGCAACTTGTTACTTTTGATAAGCTAGACGATAATAACCATAAAAAATAA
- a CDS encoding diacylglycerol kinase translates to MKKARVIYNPTSGKELVKKNLADILSIVEECGYETSAFATTPEENSAKNEARRVAELGFDLIVAAGGDGTINEVVNGIAPLEKRPSMAIIPAGTTNDYARALKIPRDNIVKAAEVIKKNQTVKMDIGKAKDNYFINIAAGGHLTELTYEVPSELKSIFGYLAYLAKGAEMLPRVKPVKMRMEYDEGVYEGNASMFFLGLTNSVGGFEKIAPDAKLDDGKFSLIIVKTANVFEILHLAALMLNGGKHIEDNRLIYTKTSYLHAETLEPNSRMMINLDGEYGGDAPMEFTNLHQHIEMFANADAIPSNAIMGSVLDDYDEEEDEYFETSKEFVKEVERLTEEDIDGDGKIADKEK, encoded by the coding sequence ATGAAAAAAGCAAGAGTGATTTATAATCCAACTTCAGGTAAAGAGCTAGTCAAAAAAAATCTAGCTGATATTCTTTCCATAGTGGAAGAATGCGGATATGAAACTAGTGCTTTTGCTACAACTCCAGAAGAAAATTCCGCTAAGAACGAAGCACGCCGAGTTGCTGAATTAGGGTTTGATCTAATTGTTGCAGCCGGTGGTGATGGAACAATCAATGAAGTCGTAAATGGTATTGCTCCGTTAGAAAAGCGACCGTCTATGGCGATTATTCCAGCTGGAACAACTAATGACTATGCAAGGGCACTAAAAATTCCTAGAGACAATATTGTGAAAGCAGCAGAAGTTATCAAAAAGAATCAAACCGTCAAGATGGACATCGGTAAAGCAAAAGATAACTATTTTATCAATATTGCAGCTGGCGGTCATTTAACTGAATTGACATATGAAGTTCCTTCAGAGCTTAAAAGTATTTTCGGATACCTAGCTTATTTAGCAAAAGGAGCAGAAATGTTGCCAAGGGTCAAACCAGTAAAAATGAGGATGGAATATGATGAAGGTGTTTACGAAGGGAATGCTTCGATGTTTTTCTTAGGCTTGACCAATTCAGTTGGTGGCTTTGAAAAAATTGCACCTGATGCAAAACTCGATGATGGGAAATTCTCATTGATCATCGTAAAAACCGCCAATGTATTTGAGATTTTACATTTGGCTGCATTAATGCTAAATGGCGGTAAACATATCGAAGATAATCGTTTGATCTATACAAAAACCAGTTATTTGCATGCGGAAACACTTGAACCAAATAGTCGTATGATGATCAATTTAGATGGTGAATATGGTGGTGATGCACCAATGGAATTTACGAATTTACATCAGCATATTGAAATGTTTGCCAATGCAGATGCAATTCCATCTAATGCGATTATGGGCTCTGTTTTAGATGATTATGATGAAGAGGAAGACGAGTATTTTGAAACAAGTAAAGAGTTTGTAAAAGAAGTTGAACGTCTAACTGAAGAAGATATTGATGGTGATGGAAAAATCGCTGATAAAGAAAAATAA
- a CDS encoding deoxynucleoside kinase — MAVIVLAGTIGAGKSSLTEIISEHLKSEAFYESVEDNEVLPLFYADPKKYAFLLQIYFLNKRFDSIKQALSHENNVLDRSIYEDSLLFHLNADLGRANETEVKVYDSLLENMLQELPFAANKKRPDLLVHIKISFPKMLERIQRRGRTYEQVEQDPALYDYYKELNKRYEKWFEEYNESPKIQIDGDKYDFIESEEAKKQVIQLIENKLAEIN, encoded by the coding sequence ATGGCAGTGATCGTTTTAGCAGGTACAATTGGTGCAGGGAAATCAAGTTTAACAGAAATTATTTCAGAACATTTAAAATCAGAAGCTTTTTATGAATCAGTTGAGGATAATGAAGTATTACCCTTATTTTATGCAGATCCTAAAAAATATGCATTTTTACTACAAATTTATTTCTTAAACAAGCGATTTGATAGTATTAAACAAGCACTTTCTCATGAAAACAATGTATTGGATCGTTCGATCTATGAAGATTCTTTATTATTTCATTTAAACGCTGACTTAGGAAGAGCGAATGAGACTGAAGTAAAAGTGTATGATTCTTTATTAGAAAATATGCTGCAAGAATTGCCTTTTGCAGCGAATAAAAAGCGCCCAGATTTATTAGTGCATATTAAAATATCATTTCCTAAGATGTTGGAACGTATTCAAAGACGGGGACGAACTTATGAGCAAGTAGAACAAGATCCAGCTTTGTATGATTACTATAAAGAATTGAATAAACGCTATGAAAAATGGTTTGAGGAATACAATGAGAGCCCTAAAATCCAAATTGATGGAGATAAGTATGATTTTATCGAAAGTGAAGAAGCAAAAAAACAAGTGATTCAGCTGATTGAAAATAAACTAGCTGAAATCAATTAA
- the rlmD gene encoding 23S rRNA (uracil(1939)-C(5))-methyltransferase RlmD gives MNNFPVNKNETIEVDIIDLTHEGMGVAKVDGYPLFIENALPGEKIEIKVLKVGKSFGYGKVLTILKSSEDRVPVKDANFTKVGISPLQHLAYGAQLTFKTDQVKNVMQRVAKLPDVPVLDAIGMNNPWGYRNKAQIPVRKIEDKLQTGFFRKNSHDLIPLEHFYIQDPKIDDAVIKIRDIMRRYSIKPYNESDNTGNLRHIVVRRGYHTGEMMVVLITRTPKLFPSSKIIPDILEALPEVVSIVQNVNPKRTNVIFGDETILLHGEDKMIDTIFDLKFEISSRSFYQVNPQQTEVMYNKVKEYAALTGKEIVVDAYCGIGTIGLTLAKDAKHVYGVEVIEEAAKNAESNAKLNDITNATFTAGLAEEALPRMIENDIKPDVVIVDPPRKGLEASLVETLIETKPDRIVYVSCNPATLARDLALLVEGGFEVKEVQPVDNFPQTTHIESVTLLTRTV, from the coding sequence ATGAATAATTTTCCCGTGAACAAAAATGAAACAATCGAAGTTGATATTATTGATCTGACACATGAAGGAATGGGTGTTGCCAAAGTTGATGGTTACCCGCTTTTTATAGAAAATGCCTTACCTGGTGAAAAAATCGAAATCAAAGTACTGAAAGTCGGCAAAAGTTTTGGTTATGGAAAAGTCTTGACCATCTTAAAATCAAGCGAAGACCGTGTACCAGTTAAAGACGCTAACTTTACTAAAGTTGGGATCAGTCCATTACAGCATTTAGCATACGGCGCTCAATTGACTTTTAAAACAGACCAAGTGAAAAATGTGATGCAGCGTGTAGCAAAATTACCAGATGTTCCAGTGCTGGATGCAATAGGCATGAACAATCCTTGGGGTTACCGCAATAAAGCTCAAATTCCAGTAAGAAAAATTGAAGACAAACTACAAACGGGTTTCTTTAGAAAAAATAGTCATGACCTAATTCCATTAGAACATTTCTATATTCAAGATCCTAAAATCGATGATGCAGTTATCAAAATCCGTGACATCATGAGACGTTATAGCATCAAACCTTACAACGAATCAGATAATACAGGTAACTTACGTCATATTGTCGTTCGTCGTGGTTACCACACAGGTGAAATGATGGTTGTTCTAATTACTAGAACACCAAAACTATTCCCCTCAAGTAAAATCATTCCGGATATTTTAGAAGCTTTACCGGAAGTTGTTAGCATCGTGCAAAATGTGAATCCAAAGAGAACTAATGTGATTTTCGGAGATGAAACGATTCTATTACATGGTGAAGATAAAATGATCGATACGATTTTTGATTTGAAATTTGAAATTTCTTCTCGTTCATTCTACCAAGTAAATCCGCAACAAACGGAAGTGATGTACAATAAAGTTAAAGAATACGCAGCATTGACTGGTAAAGAGATTGTTGTAGATGCGTATTGTGGAATCGGTACGATTGGTTTAACATTGGCGAAAGATGCAAAACACGTTTATGGTGTGGAAGTCATCGAAGAAGCAGCGAAAAATGCTGAGAGCAATGCAAAATTAAACGATATCACGAATGCAACATTTACAGCAGGATTAGCTGAAGAAGCATTACCAAGAATGATCGAAAATGACATAAAACCAGATGTTGTGATCGTTGATCCACCACGTAAAGGCTTAGAAGCAAGTTTAGTGGAAACGTTGATCGAGACAAAACCGGACCGTATTGTTTATGTTAGCTGTAATCCAGCAACATTGGCACGAGACCTTGCCTTACTCGTTGAGGGCGGCTTTGAAGTAAAAGAAGTACAGCCGGTGGATAACTTCCCGCAAACGACTCATATCGAGTCAGTTACTTTGCTAACAAGGACGGTGTAA
- a CDS encoding MerR family transcriptional regulator, giving the protein MGYKINEFSKMTGLTPYTLRFYEKEGLLTVKRDQNNIRIYDDRNKEWIDFFMHLKKTGMTIDDLKQYLIWWYEGDETNQDRLDLLKKQKENALNEMKQIQEGIDMLDYKIDVYTKRVLGN; this is encoded by the coding sequence ATGGGCTACAAAATAAATGAATTCTCAAAAATGACTGGCCTTACGCCATATACTCTACGTTTTTATGAAAAAGAAGGATTGCTTACGGTGAAAAGAGATCAAAATAATATTCGGATTTATGATGATCGCAATAAAGAGTGGATCGATTTTTTTATGCATTTAAAAAAAACAGGGATGACGATTGACGATTTAAAACAATATCTTATTTGGTGGTATGAAGGTGATGAAACAAATCAGGATCGATTAGATTTATTGAAAAAGCAAAAAGAGAACGCTCTAAACGAAATGAAACAAATTCAAGAGGGAATTGACATGCTTGATTATAAAATCGATGTTTATACAAAAAGAGTTCTAGGAAACTAA
- the gatC gene encoding Asp-tRNA(Asn)/Glu-tRNA(Gln) amidotransferase subunit GatC, with protein sequence MAISEEKAKHVAKLSKLSFSNDELKDFTDQLGKIIDMVELLEEVDTEGVPFTSNVAQSINVMREDVITPGMDRNELMKNVPESENGYIKVPAIIDNGEAGA encoded by the coding sequence ATGGCAATCAGCGAAGAAAAAGCAAAACATGTAGCCAAATTGTCTAAACTGTCTTTTTCTAATGACGAGTTAAAAGACTTTACTGATCAATTAGGCAAAATCATCGACATGGTAGAATTATTAGAAGAAGTAGATACAGAGGGCGTTCCATTTACCTCTAATGTTGCACAGTCGATCAATGTAATGAGAGAAGACGTAATAACACCTGGTATGGATCGCAATGAATTAATGAAAAACGTACCTGAATCAGAAAATGGCTATATCAAAGTGCCAGCAATTATCGACAATGGGGAGGCTGGTGCATAA
- a CDS encoding iron chaperone, translating to MKDINEFFSTISEPEHRKRAEELFDWTMKSYPQFNVVIKWNQPMFTDHGTFIIAYSSSKKHLSIAPETVAISAFKEAIEKSGYQHTDNIIKITWDQPIDFSLLKKIIDYNIQEKIDYTKFWRE from the coding sequence ATGAAAGATATCAATGAATTTTTTTCAACTATCAGCGAACCCGAACATCGTAAACGCGCAGAAGAGTTGTTTGATTGGACGATGAAATCATATCCCCAATTCAACGTTGTCATAAAATGGAACCAACCTATGTTTACTGACCATGGAACATTCATTATTGCATACAGCTCGTCTAAAAAACATCTTTCAATTGCGCCAGAAACTGTCGCGATTTCAGCATTCAAAGAGGCTATTGAAAAATCTGGTTATCAACATACTGATAATATCATTAAAATCACTTGGGATCAGCCGATCGACTTTTCATTATTGAAAAAAATCATTGATTATAACATTCAAGAAAAAATTGATTATACAAAATTTTGGAGAGAATAG
- the pnuC gene encoding nicotinamide riboside transporter PnuC, translating to MRSNFIINDFKGWKRKNYLFLFAMILVQLIAFVFNPSSWITLVGGLSGIICVNLIAQGKASNYIFGFISALIIGYFGFKTRVYAEVLLQSFYIVMDITGLYTWLKVSEDGSGNVTDVKTLKGIQWLYAGFVWLGIGIVAYSILGFVNDAQQLLDAVTFSVSATAMLLMIKRYQSQFVFWLLGNLFSIVLWFRAGIHAGGDYALFVMYCMYTINSIYGMIHWLKIKKNNY from the coding sequence ATGAGGTCAAATTTTATTATTAATGACTTTAAAGGATGGAAAAGAAAGAACTATCTTTTTTTATTTGCAATGATTTTGGTACAATTAATCGCTTTTGTTTTTAATCCATCCAGCTGGATTACACTAGTGGGTGGTTTGTCCGGGATTATTTGTGTTAACTTAATTGCCCAAGGAAAAGCTAGCAATTATATATTTGGTTTTATAAGTGCGCTGATCATCGGCTATTTTGGATTTAAAACTCGAGTATACGCAGAAGTTCTACTTCAAAGTTTTTACATTGTAATGGATATTACAGGTTTGTATACATGGTTAAAAGTCAGCGAAGATGGATCAGGTAATGTGACAGATGTAAAAACTTTAAAAGGCATTCAATGGCTCTATGCAGGATTCGTTTGGCTGGGAATCGGCATTGTTGCTTATTCTATTTTAGGTTTCGTCAATGATGCACAGCAATTGCTGGATGCAGTCACATTTAGTGTGTCGGCAACAGCGATGCTATTGATGATCAAAAGATATCAGTCACAATTCGTTTTTTGGTTGTTAGGTAATTTGTTTTCTATAGTATTATGGTTTAGAGCGGGGATCCATGCTGGGGGAGACTATGCATTGTTTGTCATGTACTGCATGTATACAATCAATTCTATTTATGGCATGATCCATTGGCTAAAAATTAAAAAAAATAATTATTAA
- the gatA gene encoding Asp-tRNA(Asn)/Glu-tRNA(Gln) amidotransferase subunit GatA, with amino-acid sequence MEKLYDKSLTELHDLLVSKEITATDLTRATLNRINETEKDVDSFITINDEKALELAKAIDLKGITESNPLAGIPIGIKDNIVTKDILTTAASKMLHNFNPIYDATAMDKVYQADMIPVGKLNMDEFAMGGSTETSYFKKTKNAWDHSKVPGGSSGGSAAAVAAGQVPVSLGTDTGGSIRQPASFNGIVGMKPTYGRVSRFGLIAFSSSLDQIGPLTRNVKDNALALNAISGYDEKDGTSAGVSVPDFTAGLTGDIKGMKVALPKEYLGEGVDAGVREAVLKAAETFKALGATVEEVSLPHSKYGVAVYYIIASSEASSNLQRFDGIRYGYRSENVKNLEDVYVNSRSEGFGIEVKRRIMLGTFSLSAGHYDAHFKKAGQVRTLIKQDFNNVFEKYDIIIGPASPTVAFGLGENINDPITMYMNDLLTIPVNLAGLPGMSIPAGFSEGLPVGLQIIGKAFDESTMYKAAYAFEQATDFHTKKPVILGGND; translated from the coding sequence ATGGAAAAATTATATGATAAGTCACTAACAGAACTGCATGATTTACTTGTGTCAAAAGAAATCACAGCAACTGATTTAACGCGAGCTACATTGAACCGTATCAATGAGACCGAAAAAGATGTGGATTCATTTATTACGATTAATGATGAAAAAGCCTTAGAGCTTGCAAAAGCTATCGATCTTAAAGGTATTACAGAATCAAATCCTTTAGCAGGTATTCCAATTGGGATCAAAGATAACATTGTAACCAAAGATATTTTAACGACAGCAGCATCAAAAATGCTCCACAATTTCAACCCGATTTATGATGCAACGGCTATGGATAAAGTATATCAAGCAGATATGATTCCTGTTGGGAAATTGAACATGGATGAATTTGCGATGGGCGGAAGTACCGAAACATCATACTTTAAGAAAACCAAAAATGCTTGGGATCATTCTAAAGTTCCTGGTGGCTCATCAGGTGGTTCAGCTGCGGCGGTTGCAGCCGGTCAAGTCCCAGTTTCATTAGGAACTGATACAGGTGGTAGTATCCGTCAACCTGCATCATTTAACGGAATCGTTGGGATGAAACCAACTTATGGACGTGTGTCTCGTTTTGGGTTGATCGCATTCTCTTCTAGTTTGGATCAAATTGGTCCATTGACAAGAAATGTTAAAGATAATGCTTTAGCATTAAATGCAATTAGTGGATACGATGAAAAAGATGGCACTTCTGCAGGCGTTTCAGTCCCTGATTTTACTGCTGGTTTAACAGGAGATATCAAAGGGATGAAAGTGGCTTTGCCAAAAGAATATCTTGGTGAAGGTGTGGACGCTGGCGTTCGTGAAGCTGTCCTTAAAGCGGCAGAAACATTTAAAGCTTTAGGCGCAACGGTTGAAGAAGTTAGCTTACCTCATTCTAAATATGGTGTAGCTGTTTATTATATCATCGCTTCATCTGAAGCAAGCTCAAACTTACAACGTTTTGATGGTATTCGTTATGGCTACCGTTCTGAAAACGTGAAAAACCTTGAAGATGTGTATGTAAATTCACGTTCTGAAGGGTTTGGTATAGAAGTAAAACGTCGTATTATGCTTGGTACATTCTCATTAAGTGCTGGACATTATGATGCACACTTTAAAAAAGCTGGACAAGTAAGAACATTGATCAAACAAGACTTTAATAATGTCTTTGAAAAATACGATATCATCATTGGTCCTGCGTCACCGACTGTCGCTTTTGGTTTAGGTGAAAATATCAATGATCCAATCACAATGTACATGAATGATTTACTAACAATTCCAGTTAACTTAGCTGGATTACCTGGTATGTCAATTCCAGCAGGATTCTCAGAAGGATTACCTGTTGGTCTACAAATCATTGGTAAAGCTTTCGATGAAAGCACAATGTATAAAGCAGCATATGCGTTTGAACAAGCGACTGATTTCCATACGAAAAAACCTGTGATCTTAGGGGGGAATGACTAA